A single Cellulomonas sp. SLBN-39 DNA region contains:
- the dapD gene encoding 2,3,4,5-tetrahydropyridine-2,6-dicarboxylate N-succinyltransferase, giving the protein MTDRTAWGHGLATTTLDGTTLDVWYPAPALGAPPAGATPDAALLAAERDDEARRVRVHVVTTVVDLDAPPAGTADAYLRLHLLSHRLVAPHGQNLDGIFGVLPNVVWTDRGPCAAEHFEETRLRLRAVTGTPVTVYGVDKFPRMVDYVVPSGVRVADADRVRLGAHLAPGTTVMHEGFVNFNAGTLGTSMVEGRISAGVVVGDGSDVGGGASIMGTLSGGGREVVRLGRRSLLGANSGLGIPLGDDCVVEAGLYVTAGTKVTLVGFEGEGSRVVKARELAGADGVLFRRNSQTGAVEAVARSGAGVALNAVLHSN; this is encoded by the coding sequence ATGACCGACCGCACCGCGTGGGGCCACGGCCTGGCCACGACGACCCTCGACGGCACGACGCTCGACGTCTGGTACCCCGCCCCCGCGCTGGGCGCACCGCCCGCCGGCGCGACGCCCGACGCGGCGCTGCTCGCGGCCGAGCGCGACGACGAGGCCCGCCGCGTGCGGGTGCACGTCGTGACGACGGTCGTGGACCTGGACGCCCCGCCCGCGGGCACCGCCGACGCCTACCTGCGCCTGCACCTGCTCTCGCACCGCCTCGTCGCCCCGCACGGGCAGAACCTCGACGGGATCTTCGGCGTGCTGCCGAACGTCGTGTGGACCGACCGCGGCCCCTGCGCGGCCGAGCACTTCGAGGAGACCCGGCTGCGGCTGCGCGCCGTCACCGGGACGCCCGTCACCGTCTACGGCGTGGACAAGTTCCCCCGCATGGTCGACTACGTCGTCCCGTCCGGCGTGCGGGTCGCCGACGCGGACCGGGTGCGCCTCGGCGCGCACCTGGCACCCGGCACCACGGTGATGCACGAGGGCTTCGTGAACTTCAACGCCGGGACGCTCGGCACGTCGATGGTCGAGGGGCGCATCTCGGCGGGCGTCGTCGTGGGCGACGGCTCCGACGTCGGCGGCGGCGCGTCGATCATGGGCACGCTGTCGGGCGGGGGCCGCGAGGTCGTGCGGCTCGGCCGCCGCTCGCTGCTCGGCGCGAACTCCGGCCTCGGCATCCCCCTCGGGGACGACTGCGTCGTCGAGGCCGGCCTCTACGTGACGGCCGGCACGAAGGTGACGCTCGTCGGGTTCGAGGGCGAGGGGTCCCGGGTGGTCAAGGCCCGCGAGCTCGCGGGGGCCGACGGCGTGCTCTTCCGCCGCAACTCCCAGACGGGTGCGGTCGAGGCCGTCGCCCGCTCCGGCGCCGGGGTCGCCCTGAACGCCGTCCTGCACAGCAACTGA
- the dapC gene encoding succinyldiaminopimelate transaminase — protein MGLLTGALPDFPWDALVPYAQRARRHPGGIVDLSVGTPVDPTPAVVREALVAASDAPGYPTTHGTAALREAVVAWFARRRGVPGLDPDAVLPTVGSKELVALLPSLLGLGAGDVVLHPAVAYPTYDVGARLAGATPEPCADPAARLAAGDDVRLVWLNSPGNPDGSVLGVEELAAVVGAARAASARTGRPVVVASDECYAELAWDEPWVRAGVPSVLDPRVTGGDLTGLLAVYSLSKQSNLAGYRAAFVAGDGAVVAGLLETRKHAGMIVPAPVQAAMTTALGDDAHVAEQRARYAHRRSTLRAAFEASGYVVDRSAAGLYLWVRPDGPPRDCWETVDHLAGLGVLVAPGAFYGAAAAGHVRVALTASDERVGQAAERLRDA, from the coding sequence ATGGGGCTGCTGACGGGCGCGCTGCCCGACTTCCCGTGGGACGCGCTGGTGCCGTACGCGCAGCGTGCGCGCCGGCACCCGGGCGGCATCGTCGACCTGTCGGTGGGCACCCCGGTGGACCCGACGCCGGCGGTGGTGCGCGAGGCGCTCGTCGCGGCGTCGGACGCCCCGGGCTACCCGACGACGCACGGCACCGCGGCGCTGCGCGAGGCGGTCGTGGCGTGGTTCGCCCGTCGCCGTGGCGTGCCGGGCCTCGACCCGGACGCGGTGCTGCCGACGGTGGGCTCGAAGGAGCTCGTCGCGCTGCTGCCGTCGCTGCTGGGCCTCGGTGCCGGCGACGTCGTGCTGCACCCCGCGGTCGCGTACCCGACGTACGACGTGGGGGCGCGGCTGGCGGGTGCGACGCCGGAGCCGTGCGCGGACCCGGCCGCCCGGCTGGCCGCCGGTGACGACGTGCGCCTGGTGTGGCTGAACTCCCCGGGCAACCCCGACGGCTCGGTGCTGGGCGTGGAGGAGCTGGCGGCGGTGGTCGGGGCGGCGCGGGCGGCGTCGGCGCGGACGGGCCGGCCGGTCGTGGTGGCGTCGGACGAGTGCTACGCCGAGCTGGCGTGGGACGAGCCGTGGGTGCGGGCCGGCGTGCCGAGCGTGCTGGACCCGCGGGTGACCGGCGGGGACCTCACGGGCCTGCTCGCCGTGTACTCGCTGTCCAAGCAGTCGAACCTCGCGGGGTACCGGGCCGCGTTCGTCGCCGGCGACGGTGCCGTGGTCGCGGGCCTGCTGGAGACGCGCAAGCACGCGGGGATGATCGTGCCGGCCCCGGTGCAGGCCGCGATGACGACGGCGCTGGGCGACGACGCGCACGTGGCCGAGCAGCGGGCGAGGTACGCGCACCGTCGGTCGACGCTGCGCGCGGCGTTCGAGGCGTCCGGGTACGTGGTCGACCGGTCGGCGGCGGGCCTGTACCTGTGGGTCCGTCCGGACGGTCCGCCGCGGGACTGCTGGGAGACGGTCGACCACCTCGCGGGGCTGGGCGTGCTGGTGGCGCCGGGCGCGTTCTACGGTGCCGCCGCGGCGGGGCACGTGCGGGTGGCGCTGACCGCGTCGGACGAGCGCGTCGGGCAGGCGGCGGAGCGGCTCCGGGACGCCTGA
- the dapE gene encoding succinyl-diaminopimelate desuccinylase translates to MAARTLDLSADVVTLARELCDLPSVSGDETPLADAVEAALREHPHLEVLRDGDTVVARTHLGRPRRVVVAGHLDTVPVTGNLPTRLEDGVLWGRGTVDMKSGVAVQLVLAATLTDPVHDVTWVFYDHEEVDASLSGLGRVVRHHPDWVEGDFAVLCEPTAAGLEGGCNGTLRAEVRLRGVAAHSARSWTGVNAVHAAGDVLTRLAAYRPADVEVEGLVFREGLNAVLVSGGTATNVIPDACVVTVNYRFAPSRTVEEAQAHVREVLPGYDVVVVDAAPGARPGLDDATAQDFAAAVLEVTGGRPSAKQGWTDVARFSALGIPAVNFGPGDPLLAHTQDERCPVDQIHACLAALRGWLTGRRPEGLPLGSS, encoded by the coding sequence GTGGCCGCCCGCACCCTGGACCTGTCCGCCGACGTCGTGACGCTCGCGCGCGAGCTGTGCGACCTGCCCTCCGTCTCGGGCGACGAGACGCCGCTGGCCGACGCGGTCGAGGCCGCGCTGCGCGAGCACCCGCACCTGGAGGTCCTGCGCGACGGCGACACGGTCGTGGCGCGCACGCACCTGGGGCGGCCGCGGCGGGTCGTCGTCGCCGGCCACCTCGACACGGTGCCGGTCACCGGCAACCTCCCGACGCGGCTCGAGGACGGCGTGCTGTGGGGGCGCGGCACGGTCGACATGAAGTCCGGGGTCGCGGTCCAGCTCGTCCTCGCCGCGACGCTGACCGACCCGGTGCACGACGTCACGTGGGTGTTCTACGACCACGAGGAGGTCGACGCCTCGCTCAGCGGGCTCGGGCGCGTGGTGCGCCACCACCCCGACTGGGTCGAGGGCGACTTCGCGGTGCTGTGCGAGCCGACCGCCGCGGGCCTGGAGGGCGGGTGCAACGGGACGCTGCGCGCCGAGGTCCGGCTGCGCGGCGTCGCGGCGCACTCGGCCCGCTCCTGGACCGGCGTCAACGCGGTGCACGCGGCCGGCGACGTGCTCACGCGGCTGGCGGCGTACCGGCCCGCCGACGTCGAGGTCGAGGGCCTGGTGTTCCGCGAGGGCCTCAACGCCGTGCTCGTGTCCGGCGGCACCGCGACGAACGTGATCCCCGACGCGTGCGTCGTGACCGTGAACTACCGCTTCGCGCCGTCCCGCACGGTCGAGGAGGCGCAGGCCCACGTGCGCGAGGTCCTGCCCGGCTACGACGTCGTCGTCGTCGACGCGGCCCCCGGCGCCCGCCCCGGCCTGGACGACGCGACGGCGCAGGACTTCGCCGCCGCGGTCCTGGAGGTCACGGGCGGTCGGCCGTCGGCCAAGCAGGGCTGGACCGACGTCGCGCGCTTCTCCGCGCTCGGCATCCCGGCCGTGAACTTCGGCCCCGGCGACCCGCTGCTCGCCCACACGCAGGACGAGCGCTGCCCCGTCGACCAGATCCACGCGTGCCTCGCCGCGCTGCGCGGCTGGCTGACCGGCCGGCGGCCGGAAGGGCTGCCCCTCGGCTCGTCCTGA
- a CDS encoding VanW family protein translates to MTQGTGTPAGQHTHEGGVEPPADGTDGVSAAPADEREERGGPEAVAEQPADAPGEDDGDPTTPAADEPAEQVPADAAPAERAPESAAPVERAPESAAPVEATPAGTTEDDQPPAGVTHGERSSAGVTPAPTVPDPAPVAVPPASAEQPRPSAVAPTRPAGRVLGAPRSPAPPPVDPGSSWPTWEDVAITTTPADATRAGTAPEADASGGPAPESPLTPPAATTPPAATTPAATPPAATTPAATPPAPTASAAAPSAAAPSAATPPAATPPTVPPAAAGAAAPSAVTPPAAATPPAAVPPTAGAAPAAAPPAPVRGAPAAPVALTSGGLSALAQAALTSSFSGRPATADGDGSTPDRPSEPPVTAAPSAGDEAPAAPAGGSVPGAADGPAAAAAPAAPAAPASGTAAGATAAPAAPTRPAGAGTAAVPPAAAAATTDAPRGAGAPQAGAATPSVAAPPVTREPVAPAAVPAPAAPPAAVPPSPPSSAAAGPEGPVQPGDEDDSTRAIPVLAAAAAAAATSGTAGTATAPEAEPTARQDAGTDPGSTTGQPAGPAVPPADDGDDDSTRAVPTVLPAAAAAVPAQPTEAGDETAAGPSAAAVAAPAPPPAPAPGSAEVAAPEDPSPLDVFEPDDGRRRWPRVLAVVGGAVLILGGVYAGASYALGDTVPRGATVAGVEIGGMASTEAVTALTDGLADRTGEAVPVVAEDAQAELDPVAAGLTFDPEATVDSLTGVDLAQPVRLWEHLVGVGDVTPVTQVDDDALDAALDGLSETVRLAPVDGTVVFADGAAHMTDAVDGWELDLDAAATTVRDEWLSGERPLALPTVVTEPDVTQAETERVLDEIAERLAAAPVTVQVGDRQATLDVATITANTAFVPEEGELVAQLDGEALGAKVLEQLPDLLTPASDAHFEFQDGAPVIVPGAAGTSIDPAQLADSVLAAATADDRAARIELVETDPAQTTEALEALGVKEVVSEFSTPLTSEPRRTQNIANGAAKISGTLIKPGETFSLTEALGPVDGAHGYVQAGAIINGEHRDAWGGGLSQISTTTFNAAYFAGFEDVEHQPHSEWFQRYPEGREATIFTGVIDMRWKNNTPYGALVQAWVADGRVHVQIWGTKHFTVETEKSGRSGVVQPSTVYSQSATCEPQSAGNPGFTVTNTRRVYLEGELVDTTSTTWRYKPQNRVVCGSAPAAGAPEG, encoded by the coding sequence CCGACGACGCCCGCAGCCGACGAGCCGGCCGAGCAGGTGCCGGCCGACGCGGCACCGGCCGAGCGGGCTCCGGAGTCCGCGGCACCGGTCGAGCGGGCACCGGAGTCCGCGGCACCGGTCGAGGCGACCCCGGCCGGCACGACCGAGGACGACCAGCCGCCGGCAGGGGTGACCCACGGTGAGCGGTCCAGCGCGGGCGTGACGCCTGCCCCCACGGTGCCGGACCCCGCACCCGTGGCCGTGCCGCCCGCGTCTGCCGAGCAGCCGCGACCCTCCGCCGTCGCACCGACCCGGCCGGCCGGTCGTGTGCTCGGTGCACCCCGGTCGCCGGCTCCGCCGCCCGTCGACCCCGGGTCGAGCTGGCCGACGTGGGAGGACGTGGCGATCACCACGACCCCCGCGGACGCGACCCGGGCGGGCACGGCGCCCGAGGCGGACGCCTCCGGCGGGCCTGCGCCCGAGTCGCCGCTGACCCCGCCCGCGGCGACGACACCGCCCGCGGCGACGACCCCCGCCGCGACACCGCCCGCGGCGACGACCCCCGCCGCGACACCGCCCGCTCCGACGGCGTCCGCCGCAGCACCGTCCGCCGCAGCGCCGTCCGCCGCGACACCGCCCGCAGCCACGCCACCGACGGTCCCTCCGGCGGCGGCAGGGGCGGCCGCGCCGTCCGCCGTGACCCCGCCGGCTGCGGCCACCCCGCCCGCGGCAGTCCCGCCGACGGCGGGCGCTGCGCCTGCCGCCGCTCCGCCGGCCCCGGTGCGCGGCGCACCCGCCGCCCCGGTGGCGCTCACGTCCGGCGGGCTCTCGGCGCTCGCCCAGGCCGCGCTCACGTCGTCCTTCTCCGGCCGCCCGGCGACCGCGGACGGCGACGGGTCGACCCCTGACCGGCCCTCTGAGCCGCCCGTGACGGCGGCACCGTCCGCCGGTGACGAGGCTCCCGCCGCTCCCGCGGGCGGATCGGTGCCCGGCGCCGCCGACGGGCCCGCGGCGGCAGCCGCGCCTGCGGCCCCCGCCGCGCCGGCCTCCGGCACCGCTGCGGGCGCGACCGCCGCCCCCGCCGCCCCGACCCGCCCGGCCGGTGCCGGCACCGCAGCCGTCCCTCCGGCCGCAGCCGCTGCGACGACGGACGCGCCCCGGGGCGCGGGTGCACCGCAGGCGGGCGCCGCGACGCCGTCCGTCGCCGCGCCACCGGTCACGCGGGAGCCCGTGGCCCCGGCGGCCGTGCCGGCCCCGGCGGCCCCTCCTGCCGCGGTCCCGCCGTCGCCGCCCTCGTCGGCCGCCGCCGGTCCCGAGGGCCCGGTGCAGCCCGGCGACGAGGACGACTCGACGCGGGCGATCCCGGTGCTCGCCGCCGCTGCGGCCGCGGCCGCGACGTCGGGCACGGCCGGCACCGCGACCGCGCCGGAGGCGGAGCCGACGGCCCGCCAGGACGCCGGGACGGACCCCGGGAGCACCACAGGTCAGCCCGCCGGGCCGGCCGTGCCCCCGGCGGACGACGGCGACGACGACTCGACGCGCGCCGTCCCGACGGTCCTCCCGGCCGCCGCGGCGGCCGTCCCGGCGCAGCCCACCGAGGCCGGCGACGAGACGGCGGCCGGTCCGTCCGCCGCTGCGGTCGCGGCTCCGGCTCCGCCTCCGGCACCGGCTCCCGGGTCGGCGGAGGTGGCCGCACCGGAGGACCCGTCGCCGCTCGACGTCTTCGAGCCGGACGACGGGCGACGGCGCTGGCCCCGGGTCCTGGCGGTCGTCGGTGGCGCGGTGCTGATCCTGGGCGGCGTGTACGCGGGCGCGTCGTACGCGCTCGGTGACACGGTCCCGCGCGGCGCCACCGTCGCGGGCGTCGAGATCGGCGGCATGGCGAGCACGGAGGCCGTGACAGCTCTCACCGACGGTCTCGCGGACCGCACGGGGGAGGCGGTGCCGGTCGTCGCGGAGGACGCGCAGGCCGAGCTCGACCCGGTCGCCGCGGGACTGACGTTCGACCCGGAGGCGACGGTCGACTCCCTGACCGGCGTCGACCTGGCCCAGCCCGTGCGGCTGTGGGAGCACCTGGTGGGCGTCGGGGACGTCACGCCGGTGACGCAGGTCGACGACGACGCGCTCGACGCGGCCCTCGACGGGCTGTCGGAGACGGTGCGGCTGGCACCGGTCGACGGGACGGTCGTGTTCGCCGACGGTGCGGCGCACATGACCGACGCGGTCGACGGCTGGGAGCTCGACCTCGACGCGGCGGCCACGACGGTCCGCGACGAGTGGCTCTCGGGGGAGCGCCCGCTGGCGCTGCCGACGGTCGTCACGGAGCCCGACGTCACGCAGGCCGAGACGGAGCGGGTGCTCGACGAGATCGCGGAGCGGCTCGCGGCGGCACCGGTCACGGTGCAGGTCGGCGACCGGCAGGCGACGCTCGACGTCGCGACGATCACCGCGAACACCGCCTTCGTGCCGGAGGAGGGCGAGCTCGTCGCCCAGCTCGACGGCGAGGCGCTGGGTGCGAAGGTCCTCGAGCAGCTGCCCGACCTGCTGACCCCGGCGTCGGACGCGCACTTCGAGTTCCAGGACGGTGCGCCGGTGATCGTGCCGGGTGCGGCGGGCACGAGCATCGACCCCGCGCAGCTCGCGGACTCCGTGCTGGCGGCCGCGACGGCCGACGACCGGGCCGCGCGCATCGAGCTGGTCGAGACGGACCCGGCGCAGACGACGGAGGCGCTGGAGGCCCTCGGCGTCAAGGAGGTCGTCTCGGAGTTCTCCACGCCGCTGACGAGCGAGCCGCGCCGCACGCAGAACATCGCGAACGGCGCCGCCAAGATCTCCGGCACCCTGATCAAGCCTGGCGAGACGTTCAGCCTGACCGAGGCGCTCGGTCCGGTGGACGGCGCGCACGGGTACGTGCAGGCGGGCGCGATCATCAACGGCGAGCACCGGGACGCATGGGGCGGCGGCCTGTCGCAGATCTCGACGACGACGTTCAACGCGGCGTACTTCGCCGGCTTCGAGGACGTCGAGCACCAGCCGCACAGCGAGTGGTTCCAGCGCTACCCCGAGGGGCGCGAGGCCACGATCTTCACCGGTGTCATCGACATGAGGTGGAAGAACAACACCCCGTACGGCGCGCTGGTGCAGGCCTGGGTCGCGGACGGGCGGGTGCACGTGCAGATCTGGGGCACGAAGCACTTCACGGTCGAGACCGAGAAGAGCGGCCGGTCGGGCGTGGTGCAGCCGTCGACGGTGTACTCGCAGTCGGCGACGTGCGAGCCGCAGAGCGCGGGGAACCCGGGCTTCACGGTGACGAACACCCGCCGGGTGTACCTCGAGGGCGAGCTGGTGGACACGACGTCGACGACGTGGCGCTACAAGCCGCAGAACCGCGTGGTGTGCGGCAGCGCGCCGGCGGCGGGTGCGCCCGAGGGCTGA
- the fdxA gene encoding ferredoxin, giving the protein MTYVIAEPCVDVKDKACIEECPVDCIYEGKRSLYIHPDECVDCGACEPVCPVEAIYYEDDVPEQWGQYYEANVHFFDELGSPGGAAKMGQIDRDHPVIATLPLRVHGE; this is encoded by the coding sequence GTGACGTATGTGATCGCCGAACCCTGCGTGGACGTCAAGGACAAGGCGTGCATCGAGGAGTGTCCGGTCGACTGCATCTACGAGGGCAAGCGCTCCTTGTACATCCACCCGGACGAGTGCGTCGACTGCGGCGCCTGCGAGCCGGTGTGCCCCGTCGAGGCCATCTACTACGAGGACGACGTCCCGGAGCAGTGGGGCCAGTACTACGAGGCCAACGTGCACTTCTTCGACGAGCTGGGCTCGCCGGGCGGTGCGGCCAAGATGGGGCAGATCGACCGCGACCACCCCGTCATCGCCACGCTGCCGCTGCGCGTCCACGGCGAGTGA
- a CDS encoding citrate synthase → MSDVVTAPVQAPVQLVVDGQARDLPVVQATEGNDGIVVSSLLRDTGMVTVDPGFMNTASCESQITYIDGDAGILRYRGYPIEQLAEHSSFLEVAYLLVHGELPDAEQLHAFEERVNRHTLVHEDFRTFLGSFPRGAHPMTVMASALNALSTFYPESLDPFDPETVELATVLILAKTRTITSYVHRTSKGEPLLYPDYSRGYVEDFLRMTFAVPYQQWDPDPVVVNALDKLLILHADHEQNCSTSTVRIVGSSHANIYASVAAGINALSGPLHGGANEAVLTMLDQIKANGGDGSDFMRRVKDKEDGVRLMGFGHRVYKNYDPRAAIVKKSAHEVLQALGSNDELLDIAMSLEEIALSDEYFISRKLYPNVDFYTGLIYKAMGFDEKMFTPLFALGRMPGWIAQWREMINDPQTKIGRPRQVYTGAVARDYVGVAER, encoded by the coding sequence ATGTCGGACGTCGTGACCGCACCGGTCCAGGCCCCCGTCCAGCTCGTGGTCGACGGGCAGGCCCGTGACCTGCCGGTCGTGCAGGCCACCGAGGGCAACGACGGGATCGTGGTGTCGTCGCTGCTGCGCGACACCGGCATGGTCACCGTCGACCCGGGCTTCATGAACACCGCCTCGTGCGAGTCCCAGATCACGTACATCGACGGCGACGCGGGGATCCTGCGCTACCGCGGGTACCCGATCGAGCAGCTCGCGGAGCACTCCTCGTTCCTCGAGGTCGCCTACCTGCTCGTGCACGGCGAGCTCCCCGACGCCGAGCAGCTGCACGCGTTCGAGGAGCGGGTCAACCGCCACACGCTCGTGCACGAGGACTTCCGCACGTTCCTCGGCTCGTTCCCGCGCGGGGCGCACCCGATGACGGTCATGGCGTCCGCGCTGAACGCGCTGTCGACGTTCTACCCCGAGTCGCTCGACCCGTTCGACCCCGAGACGGTCGAGCTGGCGACGGTGCTGATCCTCGCCAAGACGCGCACCATCACGTCGTACGTGCACCGCACGTCCAAGGGCGAGCCGCTGCTGTACCCGGACTACTCGCGCGGGTACGTCGAGGACTTCCTGCGCATGACGTTCGCCGTGCCGTACCAGCAGTGGGACCCGGACCCGGTCGTCGTCAACGCCCTCGACAAGCTCCTCATCCTGCACGCGGACCACGAGCAGAACTGCTCGACGTCGACCGTGCGGATCGTCGGGTCGAGCCACGCGAACATCTACGCCTCCGTCGCGGCGGGCATCAACGCGCTCTCGGGCCCGCTGCACGGCGGCGCCAACGAGGCCGTGCTGACCATGCTCGACCAGATCAAGGCCAACGGCGGCGACGGCTCGGACTTCATGCGCCGGGTCAAGGACAAGGAGGACGGTGTCCGGCTCATGGGCTTCGGGCACCGCGTCTACAAGAACTACGACCCCCGCGCGGCGATCGTCAAGAAGAGCGCGCACGAGGTCCTGCAGGCCCTGGGCAGCAACGACGAGCTCCTCGACATCGCGATGTCCCTGGAGGAGATCGCCCTGTCCGACGAGTACTTCATCTCCCGCAAGCTGTACCCGAACGTCGACTTCTACACGGGCCTGATCTACAAGGCCATGGGCTTCGACGAGAAGATGTTCACGCCGCTGTTCGCGCTGGGCCGCATGCCGGGGTGGATCGCGCAGTGGCGCGAGATGATCAACGACCCGCAGACCAAGATCGGCCGACCGCGGCAGGTGTACACGGGTGCGGTCGCCCGCGACTACGTGGGCGTCGCCGAGCGCTGA
- a CDS encoding TIGR00730 family Rossman fold protein, whose amino-acid sequence MSQDDDARTAPTDPTAGPVPQPPPAEYRRGPVLLRRDQIPTTTSDQGLLARNEGTAWLHADPWRVMRIQSEFVEGFGALAEVGPAVSVFGSARVRPGSPYYDDAQAVARGLVEAGYAVITGGGPGIMEAANRGAAEAGGLSVGLGIELPFEQGMNRWVDLGVNFRYFFARKTMFVKYSEGFVVLPGGFGTFDELFEALTLVQTHKVTRFPIVLLGRGYWSGLLDWLRTTVHDEGMIAAPDVDLLQVVDSPAEAVEAVVTRGAELRAEEEAAAARAAADRAAAAAASPADEASGW is encoded by the coding sequence ATGAGCCAGGACGACGACGCCCGGACGGCACCCACGGACCCCACCGCCGGGCCCGTGCCGCAGCCGCCCCCGGCCGAGTACCGCCGCGGGCCCGTGCTGCTGCGCCGCGACCAGATCCCCACCACGACGTCCGACCAGGGGCTGCTCGCCCGCAACGAGGGCACCGCGTGGCTGCACGCCGACCCGTGGCGGGTCATGCGCATCCAGTCGGAGTTCGTCGAGGGGTTCGGGGCGCTCGCGGAGGTCGGCCCCGCCGTGAGCGTGTTCGGCTCCGCCCGGGTGCGCCCCGGCAGCCCGTACTACGACGACGCGCAGGCGGTGGCCCGTGGTCTCGTCGAGGCGGGGTACGCCGTGATCACCGGCGGCGGCCCGGGGATCATGGAGGCCGCCAACCGCGGTGCGGCGGAGGCGGGCGGGCTGTCCGTCGGCCTCGGCATCGAGCTGCCGTTCGAGCAGGGCATGAACCGGTGGGTCGACCTGGGCGTGAACTTCCGCTACTTCTTCGCCCGCAAGACGATGTTCGTCAAGTACTCCGAGGGGTTCGTGGTGCTGCCCGGCGGCTTCGGCACCTTCGACGAGCTCTTCGAGGCGCTGACGCTCGTGCAGACGCACAAGGTCACCCGGTTCCCCATCGTCCTGCTGGGGCGCGGGTACTGGTCGGGCCTGCTGGACTGGCTGCGCACCACGGTGCACGACGAGGGGATGATCGCGGCCCCCGACGTCGACCTGCTGCAGGTCGTCGACAGCCCCGCCGAGGCCGTCGAGGCGGTGGTCACCCGCGGCGCAGAGCTGCGCGCCGAGGAGGAGGCCGCGGCCGCGCGCGCTGCCGCGGACCGTGCGGCCGCGGCTGCGGCGTCGCCCGCCGACGAGGCGTCGGGGTGGTGA